From a single Fulvivirga ulvae genomic region:
- a CDS encoding pirin family protein: MSNIDLVIEERAADIGNFMVGRLLPFRQKRAVGPFVFIDHMGPTTLKDHENFDIPPHPHIGLSTLTYLFEGAIMHRDSMGYEVEIQPGAVNWMTAGKGVVHSERTPEYLRNSDKSLHGLQIWVALPKALESSEPSFSHVEAKDIPHWQQDGVSMKLIAGEAFGRKSPVPVHSQLYFLEIKSTKTATLSIGEHLFGESALYILEGYIKSDGHTYEPKHILIAKESSLCEFEIGANSTVYIFGGQPFEEERFIHWNFVSSDKILIEKARNDWSEQKFPKVPGETDFVPLPEAKK; this comes from the coding sequence ATGTCAAACATAGACCTGGTTATTGAAGAACGCGCCGCCGATATCGGCAACTTCATGGTAGGCAGGCTGTTGCCCTTCCGCCAAAAAAGAGCTGTAGGCCCATTTGTATTCATTGACCACATGGGGCCAACCACTCTAAAAGACCATGAAAACTTTGATATTCCCCCCCACCCTCACATCGGGCTTTCTACCCTGACCTATTTATTTGAAGGAGCCATCATGCACCGCGACAGCATGGGTTATGAGGTAGAAATACAACCCGGCGCTGTCAACTGGATGACGGCGGGCAAAGGCGTGGTACACTCGGAGCGTACCCCAGAATACCTCAGAAATTCTGACAAAAGTCTGCATGGCTTGCAGATCTGGGTAGCATTGCCCAAAGCTTTGGAAAGCTCCGAACCATCATTCTCTCATGTTGAAGCCAAAGATATTCCGCACTGGCAGCAGGATGGTGTATCTATGAAATTGATTGCCGGTGAAGCGTTTGGCCGAAAATCACCTGTTCCCGTACATAGCCAGCTATATTTTTTAGAAATCAAAAGCACCAAAACGGCAACATTATCTATTGGTGAACACCTCTTTGGTGAAAGTGCGCTTTATATACTCGAAGGGTATATCAAAAGCGATGGCCATACTTATGAGCCTAAGCATATTCTGATCGCAAAGGAAAGCAGCCTGTGCGAATTTGAGATTGGTGCCAATAGCACGGTCTACATTTTTGGAGGACAGCCTTTCGAGGAAGAGCGGTTCATCCACTGGAATTTTGTTAGCTCAGACAAAATTCTGATAGAAAAAGCGCGCAATGATTGGAGCGAACAGAAGTTTCCAAAAGTACCGGGAGAAACAGATTTTGTACCGCTCCCTGAAGCTAAAAAATAA
- a CDS encoding YbhB/YbcL family Raf kinase inhibitor-like protein, which produces MRSILILLFVLATVMAEAQTFTLKSNELTGQATKKQVFNGFGCTGENISPQLSWTNAPEGTKSFAVTIYDKDAPTGSGWWHWVVFDIDKDTNELLSGAGDPAKNLAPKGAVQSLTNFGMAGYGGPCPPENHGPHQYVVTVYALKVDKLGLDSKANPAIVGYYLNQNVIDKASIVFYHKR; this is translated from the coding sequence ATGAGAAGTATTTTAATCTTACTATTTGTACTTGCAACTGTTATGGCCGAGGCTCAGACTTTTACCCTTAAAAGCAATGAGCTTACCGGACAGGCCACAAAAAAACAGGTATTTAACGGCTTTGGATGCACCGGAGAGAATATATCGCCTCAACTTTCATGGACAAATGCTCCTGAGGGTACCAAAAGCTTTGCTGTTACGATTTATGACAAAGATGCACCTACCGGAAGTGGCTGGTGGCACTGGGTGGTTTTCGATATTGACAAAGACACTAACGAACTGTTATCCGGAGCCGGAGACCCTGCGAAGAACCTTGCCCCTAAAGGTGCCGTGCAAAGTTTGACAAATTTTGGCATGGCAGGCTACGGTGGCCCTTGCCCTCCGGAAAACCACGGCCCTCATCAGTACGTTGTTACAGTATATGCCCTTAAAGTGGATAAACTCGGGCTGGACAGCAAGGCCAACCCTGCAATAGTGGGCTACTATCTGAATCAGAATGTAATAGATAAAGCCTCTATTGTGTTCTATCATAAAAGATAA
- a CDS encoding DUF3160 domain-containing protein, which produces MTLNIFRFKSIIICCLFFVFSCSRQEENKEQDTTGEQDKEQAAVESSDESEETEEYYIDEFLPEFDTLTYEEQRAQLPPFDLGQDLSGKTLEELRIIRNTIPARYGYLFMKADLRGYFLSKGWYVNLMHARWYGNCKYSGLQPAPPIEYTPEEIAFMEKVKNLEDQWKQENYIEKNGLKYPNVNNIINRWQYGQLPDKLITAMRERGYAIIPNNNVQLFHLYEQNDYSQTQNFVTTDLYLQLFHMHFSFMLRGLEENKFIPVLKELLSGYLQETDRLAQSSSSEAKSALEYNAAFYAIPLAVLEDKKPAVPQKYSEAVSTELNNIKTASSSPSSLLPGYKEFEFPYDLFKPRGHYTRTDDLKKYFKAMQWLQTAAYCLKDNTDLKRAVIAASVLNQGQNKTGKSLRSLYASILEPTSFLIGQPDNLSILDICRIIDGKYQNIDELLEPESLSSILKDLEILAAKKNVIKPKVEMTCPDKINFMPARFVLDNEILQEMTDLDKRPYPQGLDVMASFGSEAAKNILLEEQDEGKKWGQFLPSLHKMESKYSNYEDWDATVYAKWIQGLTELLKPDDKYPYFMQLPAWNKKNLNTALASWAELKHDAILYAEQPFAVECGGGSDCEPPPEPYVLGYVEPNVKYWKSALELLDLTENLLKEHDLLDNGLQSKQNELRDLCKFLLTISQKQLKGETLSEQEYRTIELIGSSVDYITRSIIGVYTWDEVSGPDKEISVVADIYTNNQGEKAGILHVGVGYANDIYVLVEIEGYLYITKGATFSYYEFPQPLNQRLTDEQWQQMLQKGKRYPLPPWMDEVILDLNKTIKPEIQEYLYSSGC; this is translated from the coding sequence ATGACGCTCAATATATTTCGATTCAAATCAATAATAATATGTTGTTTATTCTTTGTTTTTTCATGTTCCCGGCAAGAAGAAAATAAGGAGCAGGATACAACAGGAGAGCAAGATAAAGAACAGGCCGCCGTTGAGAGCAGTGATGAAAGTGAAGAAACTGAAGAATATTACATAGACGAATTTTTACCTGAATTTGATACACTTACGTATGAAGAGCAAAGAGCCCAACTGCCTCCCTTTGATCTGGGGCAGGACCTTTCTGGCAAAACACTGGAAGAGCTCCGTATAATCAGAAATACCATTCCCGCACGTTACGGATACCTTTTTATGAAAGCCGATTTGAGGGGATACTTCCTTTCCAAAGGCTGGTATGTAAATCTTATGCATGCTCGATGGTATGGGAACTGCAAATATAGCGGCCTGCAACCGGCCCCTCCTATCGAATATACTCCGGAAGAAATTGCTTTTATGGAAAAGGTCAAAAACCTGGAAGATCAATGGAAGCAGGAAAATTATATAGAAAAAAACGGACTTAAATATCCTAACGTAAACAATATCATTAACCGCTGGCAGTACGGACAGCTTCCTGACAAGCTGATCACCGCAATGAGGGAGCGTGGGTATGCTATAATACCCAACAATAATGTACAGCTATTTCACCTGTACGAACAAAATGACTACAGCCAGACGCAGAACTTTGTAACCACTGACCTTTACCTGCAATTGTTCCACATGCACTTTTCATTTATGCTGCGCGGACTGGAGGAAAATAAGTTCATACCTGTCCTTAAAGAATTGCTCTCAGGCTACCTGCAGGAAACTGACCGATTGGCCCAAAGCTCATCTTCCGAGGCAAAATCAGCCCTGGAATATAATGCTGCATTCTACGCCATTCCGCTGGCAGTTTTAGAAGATAAAAAGCCTGCCGTACCTCAAAAATACAGTGAAGCAGTATCCACCGAGCTGAACAATATTAAGACTGCATCCTCCTCCCCTTCAAGTTTATTGCCGGGATATAAAGAGTTTGAATTCCCCTATGATCTATTCAAACCCAGAGGGCACTATACCCGCACTGATGACCTCAAGAAATATTTCAAGGCCATGCAGTGGTTGCAAACGGCGGCTTATTGTCTGAAAGATAATACTGATCTTAAAAGAGCAGTGATAGCTGCCTCTGTACTGAACCAGGGCCAAAACAAAACAGGCAAATCATTGCGGAGTTTATACGCTTCCATACTGGAACCCACCTCATTCCTTATAGGCCAGCCGGACAACCTTTCAATATTGGACATCTGCCGTATCATTGACGGAAAATACCAGAACATAGATGAACTATTAGAACCTGAGAGCCTTTCATCCATACTCAAAGACCTTGAGATTCTGGCTGCGAAAAAGAACGTCATCAAACCTAAAGTTGAAATGACATGTCCCGATAAAATCAACTTTATGCCGGCCAGATTCGTGCTGGACAACGAAATACTCCAGGAAATGACTGACCTGGATAAACGACCTTATCCACAGGGGCTTGACGTAATGGCCAGTTTTGGAAGTGAAGCAGCAAAAAATATCTTGCTTGAAGAACAGGATGAGGGCAAAAAATGGGGCCAGTTCCTCCCCTCTCTTCATAAAATGGAAAGCAAATACAGTAATTATGAAGACTGGGATGCCACGGTCTATGCCAAATGGATACAGGGGTTAACTGAGCTCCTTAAGCCGGATGACAAGTACCCATATTTCATGCAGTTGCCCGCCTGGAACAAAAAGAACCTGAATACTGCGCTGGCATCCTGGGCAGAGCTGAAGCACGATGCCATACTCTATGCCGAGCAGCCATTTGCCGTTGAGTGTGGTGGCGGTAGTGATTGCGAACCTCCTCCGGAACCTTATGTGCTTGGTTATGTAGAGCCTAATGTCAAATACTGGAAGTCTGCCCTTGAATTACTTGATCTGACTGAAAACCTTCTGAAAGAGCATGATCTACTGGACAATGGCCTGCAATCGAAGCAGAATGAATTGCGTGATTTATGCAAGTTCCTGCTTACCATAAGCCAAAAGCAGTTAAAAGGAGAAACACTTAGCGAACAGGAATACCGTACCATAGAGCTGATCGGCAGCTCAGTGGACTATATTACCCGCTCCATCATCGGTGTTTACACCTGGGATGAAGTATCCGGCCCCGACAAGGAAATATCGGTAGTTGCCGATATTTACACCAATAATCAGGGCGAAAAAGCAGGGATATTGCATGTAGGTGTAGGCTACGCCAATGACATCTATGTGCTCGTGGAAATTGAAGGCTATCTGTACATTACCAAAGGTGCCACTTTCAGCTATTACGAATTCCCGCAACCACTGAACCAAAGGCTCACGGACGAGCAATGGCAACAAATGCTGCAGAAAGGAAAGCGTTACCCGTTACCTCCATGGATGGATGAGGTGATCCTTGACCTTAACAAAACGATAAAACCTGAAATCCAGGAGTATCTTTATAGTTCAGGTTGCTGA
- a CDS encoding helix-turn-helix domain-containing protein produces MTEKVCHLPEEFNDGHRTVSIHYYEAKQSSLKNKVRFSQNLLCLLLKGEKTVYSATAKFSFDQSQLMLLRPGNTLMTEKTTVENAYKSVLFFFSNDFLNDFVRINNIPIDQAKKAPNFDRTKILDKDEYITTFERSLLLMGNKPSPPLIRSKLNEILLYLFGRYPDELTCFIKEALSHNKDVVFKNIIERPDSFNLSNEELAFLCNMSLSTFKRRFREVYDTTPRQYYISKRMKKAALLLQNDLRPSEIYFELGYENLSAFSNEFKKHFGTSPKSYRPEKLDQAEFIGRH; encoded by the coding sequence ATGACCGAAAAAGTCTGCCATCTACCGGAGGAGTTTAATGACGGCCATCGAACCGTAAGCATTCATTATTATGAAGCAAAGCAATCTTCCCTGAAAAACAAAGTAAGGTTTAGCCAGAATTTACTGTGCCTTTTACTCAAAGGTGAAAAAACAGTTTACAGTGCCACCGCTAAATTCTCTTTTGATCAGAGCCAATTGATGTTGCTACGACCGGGCAACACTTTAATGACAGAAAAAACAACAGTTGAAAATGCTTACAAGAGCGTACTTTTCTTCTTTTCCAACGATTTTCTAAACGATTTTGTAAGGATCAACAACATCCCGATTGACCAGGCCAAAAAAGCTCCGAACTTCGATCGTACAAAAATTCTCGATAAAGACGAGTACATCACCACATTTGAAAGATCCCTTCTGCTGATGGGCAATAAGCCAAGTCCTCCCTTAATTCGGTCTAAACTTAACGAAATACTGCTATACCTTTTTGGCAGATACCCGGATGAACTTACTTGTTTTATAAAAGAAGCACTGAGTCACAACAAGGATGTAGTCTTCAAAAACATTATCGAACGCCCTGATAGCTTTAACCTGTCTAATGAAGAGCTGGCATTTTTGTGCAACATGAGCCTGTCTACTTTCAAAAGGAGGTTTAGGGAAGTATACGATACCACACCGCGGCAATATTATATATCCAAAAGAATGAAAAAAGCAGCATTGCTTCTTCAAAATGATTTACGTCCATCCGAGATTTATTTTGAACTGGGGTATGAAAACCTCTCAGCATTCAGCAATGAGTTTAAAAAGCACTTTGGCACTTCTCCAAAAAGCTACAGGCCGGAAAAGCTGGATCAGGCGGAGTTTATAGGGAGACACTAA
- a CDS encoding S-adenosylmethionine:tRNA ribosyltransferase-isomerase encodes MTEKELPPISLNDYKYDLPDERIAKFPLKERMNSKLLVYNSDKIEHAVFRSLSDYIPEDTALFFNDTRVIPARLHFRKETGAHIEVFLLEPLQPTRDVAQSMWIKGSCQWKCMVGNLKKWKDEQVLELVLPMHDQPVTLKARVVDRSTQIIEFTWDDDYTFVDVIQAAGKIPLPPYINREVSEEDKERYQTIYSHHEGAVAAPTAGLHFSDQVLEKLQQKGVTLNYLTLHVSAGTFQPVKEENVINHPMHSEQVVITMKNIDALLENPKVVAVGTTSMRTLESLYWYGVKILLKNDTGFNIEKLLPYQFEGSALPSAHEAFVAVKKLMTETNRQTLIGHTEIFIFPGYEFKVCKGLITNYHLPGSTLILLVAAFIGENWKKIYEEALNNDYRFLSYGDSSLLWPSAT; translated from the coding sequence ATGACAGAAAAAGAACTGCCTCCAATAAGCCTGAACGACTATAAATACGACCTGCCCGATGAGAGAATTGCAAAATTCCCTTTGAAGGAACGGATGAATTCGAAATTGCTCGTTTATAATTCAGACAAAATTGAGCATGCCGTTTTTCGAAGCCTTAGCGACTACATTCCTGAAGATACTGCTTTGTTTTTCAATGATACCAGGGTTATACCCGCACGCCTGCATTTCAGAAAGGAAACGGGGGCACATATTGAGGTTTTTCTGCTCGAACCGCTGCAACCTACGCGCGATGTAGCACAATCCATGTGGATTAAGGGAAGCTGCCAATGGAAATGCATGGTGGGCAACCTGAAAAAGTGGAAAGATGAGCAGGTGTTGGAGCTTGTGCTTCCTATGCACGATCAACCGGTGACTTTAAAGGCCCGGGTTGTAGATCGCAGCACACAAATTATTGAGTTTACCTGGGATGATGATTACACTTTTGTAGATGTTATCCAGGCTGCCGGTAAAATCCCACTGCCTCCGTACATCAACCGGGAGGTAAGTGAAGAGGACAAGGAAAGATACCAGACCATATACTCTCACCACGAAGGCGCCGTGGCTGCTCCTACCGCCGGTCTTCATTTTAGCGATCAGGTACTCGAAAAGCTGCAGCAGAAGGGTGTAACGCTTAACTACCTGACACTACATGTCAGTGCTGGCACTTTCCAGCCCGTAAAGGAGGAGAATGTAATCAACCACCCCATGCACTCCGAGCAAGTGGTGATAACCATGAAAAATATCGATGCCCTGCTGGAGAATCCCAAGGTGGTGGCAGTAGGTACCACATCTATGCGCACGCTTGAAAGTTTATATTGGTATGGAGTAAAAATATTGTTGAAAAATGACACCGGTTTTAATATTGAAAAACTCCTGCCTTACCAGTTTGAGGGGTCTGCTCTGCCCTCAGCTCACGAAGCTTTTGTAGCCGTTAAAAAATTAATGACTGAGACCAACCGGCAAACTTTGATCGGACATACGGAGATTTTCATTTTTCCGGGTTATGAATTCAAGGTATGTAAAGGACTGATCACCAATTACCATCTGCCCGGCTCTACACTTATATTGCTGGTGGCTGCATTTATTGGTGAAAACTGGAAAAAAATATACGAGGAAGCCTTAAATAATGATTATCGCTTTTTAAGCTATGGTGACAGCTCTTTGCTTTGGCCATCAGCAACTTAG
- a CDS encoding DUF1572 family protein has translation MKGNYLESIIKQFEYYKLLGEKTFAQLTDEQLMWEYTHDCNSIATIVKHLWGNMLSRWTDFLMEDGEKTWRDRDAEFENNIADRQELMDKWNEGWKCLLEALRPLNDHDLDREIFIRNQGHTVVEAINRQLAHYAYHVGQIVYIGKIAKKDSWQTLSIAKGQSKQFNTQKFAEEKHRQHFTDEFLKGKEYKV, from the coding sequence ATGAAAGGTAATTATCTGGAAAGTATCATTAAGCAGTTTGAATATTACAAACTGCTGGGTGAGAAGACTTTTGCTCAACTTACTGATGAGCAGTTGATGTGGGAATACACGCATGATTGCAACAGTATTGCCACTATCGTGAAACACCTGTGGGGCAATATGCTTTCCCGGTGGACAGATTTTCTTATGGAAGACGGCGAGAAAACCTGGCGTGACCGTGATGCTGAGTTTGAAAATAATATTGCTGACCGGCAGGAGCTAATGGACAAATGGAATGAAGGCTGGAAGTGTCTGCTTGAAGCACTTAGGCCTTTAAATGACCATGATCTTGACCGTGAGATTTTTATCCGTAATCAGGGGCACACGGTGGTAGAGGCTATCAACCGCCAGCTTGCCCACTATGCGTACCATGTAGGGCAGATCGTATATATTGGTAAAATAGCCAAAAAAGATAGCTGGCAGACCTTGTCTATTGCCAAAGGCCAGTCCAAACAGTTCAATACTCAAAAATTTGCCGAAGAAAAGCACCGGCAGCATTTTACCGATGAGTTTTTGAAGGGGAAAGAATACAAGGTCTAG
- a CDS encoding o-succinylbenzoate synthase, producing MPLKTSYQKYILNFKFDAGTSRGVLKEKETWIIKVWDTSRPEVYGLGECGPLKKLSIDDLEDLGERLEKCLENLDGMDLPTSEEEIFRIADELAGADLPAARFGIETALLDLLNGGKRVIFNNRFVRSEMRIPINGLIWMGHMEAMLLQISNKVEAGFDCLKMKIGSLDFEKECDILDYVRRKYYQSDITLRVDANGAFKVHEAMDKLEALSKYRLHSIEQPIAAGQPAEMARLCQNTPVDIALDEELIGVYGKDAKQQLLEQIRPQYIILKPTLVGGIHSCKEWIEIAESMGVGWWLTSALESNIGLNAVCQMSPYLNALGYQGLGTGQLYHNNIPSPLKIEAGHICYGNEESWDFANLGL from the coding sequence ATGCCCTTAAAAACATCTTACCAGAAGTATATCCTGAATTTTAAGTTTGATGCCGGCACCTCGAGGGGTGTTTTAAAAGAGAAAGAAACATGGATCATAAAGGTGTGGGACACCTCCCGGCCTGAGGTGTATGGGCTTGGTGAGTGCGGCCCTTTGAAAAAGCTCAGTATAGATGACCTGGAAGACCTGGGCGAACGGCTCGAAAAATGCCTGGAAAACCTCGATGGCATGGACTTGCCCACGTCAGAAGAAGAAATATTCCGAATTGCCGATGAGCTTGCCGGTGCGGATTTACCTGCTGCCCGGTTTGGGATAGAAACGGCACTTCTTGACTTGCTGAATGGTGGTAAGCGGGTGATCTTTAACAATAGGTTTGTACGGTCTGAAATGAGAATACCGATAAACGGATTGATCTGGATGGGGCATATGGAAGCTATGCTGCTGCAAATTTCCAATAAGGTGGAGGCCGGTTTTGATTGCCTTAAAATGAAGATCGGCAGCCTCGATTTTGAAAAGGAATGTGATATTCTGGATTATGTGAGAAGAAAATACTATCAAAGTGACATTACGCTGCGGGTCGATGCCAATGGCGCTTTTAAAGTGCACGAAGCTATGGATAAACTGGAAGCCCTGAGCAAATACAGGTTGCATTCCATAGAGCAGCCTATTGCCGCCGGACAGCCGGCTGAGATGGCCAGGCTTTGTCAAAACACTCCTGTGGATATCGCCCTGGATGAAGAACTGATAGGCGTGTATGGCAAGGACGCAAAACAGCAGCTACTTGAACAGATCAGGCCGCAATATATCATTTTGAAGCCAACCTTGGTCGGAGGGATACATTCCTGTAAGGAGTGGATAGAAATAGCAGAGTCTATGGGGGTTGGATGGTGGCTCACCTCGGCATTGGAATCCAACATAGGTCTCAATGCGGTTTGCCAGATGTCGCCCTATCTGAATGCACTGGGCTATCAGGGGCTGGGTACCGGACAGTTATACCACAACAATATTCCTTCCCCTTTAAAAATTGAAGCAGGCCACATCTGCTATGGCAATGAGGAATCGTGGGACTTTGCTAACTTGGGGTTATGA
- a CDS encoding phosphatase domain-containing protein, with protein sequence MAHKADKAVDKTKIRIKEALNLFDPVIIFPYHGYANSTKAYINGRILEKERMIHEDNEVEGSLWNNIYKVWKRYESDEVPGVEIEGELYGLTAKTKSNEEGYFMLVFDLEGQQLKDGWHKVKLRITDMPYDLKYEEIAESAIQVCNQQNCFGIISDVDDTIIKSDAMHTIKKLRIMLTKDAKSRVAFDGVDHLYRNLTADGKNPLFFVSGSSYNLYDMLVSFCEHQSIPRAPFFLRNIGLDPTKWFKQDTDEYKKEHIEHLFEVFNNLSFICIGDSGQKDPEIYLDLYKKYPGRIKAIYIRHVHTDHRKQALKEMANSTDIPFLIMSDSKDALDHATAQSWV encoded by the coding sequence ATGGCCCATAAAGCCGACAAAGCGGTCGATAAGACTAAGATCCGTATCAAAGAAGCACTTAACCTGTTTGACCCGGTCATTATATTTCCATATCATGGTTATGCCAATAGCACCAAAGCCTATATCAATGGCAGAATACTCGAAAAAGAGCGGATGATCCATGAGGATAATGAAGTGGAGGGTTCTCTCTGGAACAATATTTACAAAGTATGGAAACGGTATGAAAGTGATGAAGTACCCGGTGTGGAAATTGAAGGAGAGCTTTATGGACTCACCGCCAAAACAAAAAGCAACGAAGAAGGTTACTTCATGCTGGTTTTTGATTTGGAAGGACAGCAGTTGAAAGATGGATGGCACAAGGTGAAACTACGGATTACTGATATGCCTTATGACCTGAAATATGAAGAAATCGCTGAAAGCGCCATACAGGTTTGCAATCAGCAAAACTGCTTTGGGATCATTTCTGATGTAGATGATACGATCATCAAGTCAGATGCCATGCATACCATAAAAAAACTGCGCATCATGCTCACGAAAGATGCCAAAAGCAGAGTGGCCTTTGATGGTGTAGACCACCTCTACCGCAATTTGACAGCCGATGGCAAAAACCCGCTATTTTTCGTTTCCGGTAGCTCCTATAACCTGTATGATATGTTGGTAAGCTTCTGTGAGCATCAATCCATACCACGGGCGCCATTCTTTCTTCGCAATATCGGGCTTGACCCCACAAAATGGTTTAAACAGGATACGGACGAGTACAAAAAAGAGCATATTGAGCACCTCTTTGAGGTTTTCAATAACCTGTCATTTATCTGCATCGGAGACAGTGGACAAAAAGATCCGGAAATATATCTGGACCTGTACAAAAAGTACCCTGGCCGCATCAAAGCCATATACATCAGGCATGTGCATACAGACCATCGGAAGCAGGCTCTGAAGGAAATGGCCAACTCCACAGACATTCCCTTCCTCATCATGAGCGACTCTAAGGATGCCCTTGATCATGCCACGGCACAAAGCTGGGTTTAG
- a CDS encoding YqjF family protein, with protein sequence MSFLKAEWGKLALANYETDPGILKRYVPQGTEIDLWNNTCYVSLVGFMFVNTRLLGLPIPFHRNFEEVNLRFYVRHKQKGEWRRGVVFIKEIVPKHAITVVANTIYKEHYQTMRMSHEWQELKKYRSVWYAWEYQNKVNSLMIKADLLPHEIAAGSEEEFITEHYWGYTKVNNHSTMEYEVRHPRWNAYKVNEYEINVDFRTIYGEEFVELSRATPKSVMLAEGSEISVEKKRKVEF encoded by the coding sequence ATGAGTTTCCTGAAAGCAGAATGGGGAAAGCTGGCACTTGCCAACTATGAAACAGATCCCGGCATACTTAAACGATACGTTCCCCAAGGCACGGAAATTGACTTATGGAATAATACCTGCTACGTCAGCCTAGTAGGTTTCATGTTTGTCAATACGCGTCTGCTCGGCCTCCCTATCCCATTTCACCGAAACTTTGAAGAAGTCAACCTCCGGTTTTATGTTCGCCACAAGCAGAAAGGTGAATGGAGACGAGGAGTAGTCTTTATCAAAGAAATAGTGCCAAAGCATGCCATTACTGTCGTGGCTAATACCATTTATAAAGAGCACTATCAAACCATGCGTATGTCGCATGAGTGGCAGGAGCTTAAAAAATACCGATCGGTATGGTACGCCTGGGAATATCAGAATAAAGTCAATTCTTTGATGATCAAAGCGGACCTGCTGCCGCATGAAATTGCAGCAGGTTCGGAAGAAGAATTTATTACAGAGCATTATTGGGGCTACACTAAGGTAAACAATCATAGTACCATGGAATACGAAGTACGGCATCCACGGTGGAATGCTTACAAAGTCAATGAATACGAGATCAACGTGGACTTCAGAACGATATATGGTGAAGAGTTTGTAGAACTATCCCGGGCAACACCAAAATCGGTGATGCTTGCAGAGGGCTCCGAAATAAGTGTTGAGAAGAAGAGAAAAGTTGAATTTTAA
- a CDS encoding GNAT family N-acetyltransferase, producing MIGANRSFQKYREKQILYRSLKLKNNKKQFIKMDIQQFNRETKGFFKAVDNGKEAGRMTYSWAGKDKMIIDHTEVNPEFKGQGVGYKMVHAAVDYARENNVKIIPLCPFAKSVFDKTEEIRDVLVG from the coding sequence ATGATTGGAGCGAACAGAAGTTTCCAAAAGTACCGGGAGAAACAGATTTTGTACCGCTCCCTGAAGCTAAAAAATAACAAAAAGCAATTTATAAAAATGGATATTCAACAGTTTAACAGGGAAACCAAAGGCTTTTTCAAAGCTGTAGATAACGGCAAAGAGGCCGGGCGAATGACCTACTCATGGGCTGGTAAGGATAAAATGATCATAGACCATACCGAGGTAAACCCGGAATTCAAAGGTCAGGGCGTAGGCTATAAAATGGTACATGCTGCCGTAGACTATGCACGTGAAAATAATGTGAAGATCATTCCACTTTGCCCCTTTGCAAAAAGTGTATTTGACAAAACCGAAGAAATAAGAGATGTCTTAGTAGGATGA
- a CDS encoding NADPH-dependent FMN reductase codes for MKQIVAFAGSNSSTSINKQLVKFVLTYFPDFETNLLDLNEYEMPLFSVDREKTGFPEAVGHFREAMSNADAIVCSLAEHNRSYTVAFKNVLDWCSRIDMNIFAGKPMLLMTTSPGGYGGGNVMNAAKPFFPKCGAEVIESFSLPSFRQNFENGQIINETLKKELEDKIAVFKSRL; via the coding sequence ATGAAGCAAATAGTAGCCTTTGCAGGAAGCAACAGCAGCACTTCTATCAATAAGCAGCTTGTAAAATTTGTTCTGACTTACTTTCCTGATTTTGAAACCAATCTTCTTGATCTGAATGAGTATGAGATGCCTTTGTTTTCGGTTGACAGGGAAAAGACAGGTTTTCCTGAAGCTGTCGGGCATTTTCGGGAGGCCATGAGCAATGCCGATGCTATAGTTTGCTCTCTGGCAGAACATAACAGGAGCTATACAGTAGCTTTCAAAAACGTGCTTGACTGGTGCAGCCGTATTGATATGAACATTTTTGCAGGAAAGCCAATGCTACTCATGACTACTTCACCCGGAGGATATGGCGGCGGTAATGTGATGAACGCAGCAAAACCATTCTTTCCTAAATGCGGAGCGGAAGTCATAGAATCCTTCTCTCTGCCATCTTTCAGACAAAATTTTGAAAACGGCCAGATCATTAATGAAACCCTGAAAAAGGAGTTGGAGGATAAGATTGCAGTATTTAAAAGCAGGCTGTAG